In a single window of the Nicotiana tomentosiformis chromosome 8, ASM39032v3, whole genome shotgun sequence genome:
- the LOC138897296 gene encoding uncharacterized protein, whose product MGIVELSRAAFTTFQLKGEAYQWWRAYELEFDQLRQGAMFVSEYAVKFSELSRHTPALDSIVRERVYRFIKGLNHGIRISMARELETDTPYQQVVEIARRLEGMRGRYREAKRLRNSRTYSGSHATVAACHGRGYVIHPVHLVLPTSNGILATLRSQVAHYAPPLSNAPSAQGAFSGQSKRLGPSQLQQPCPPRACFECGDTRHMGPQASQAVVTTPVATPLAQPSRGGGREGRGCPIEGGQARCYALPTRTEAIASDSVITYIVSVCRRDASVLSSFTYSYVSYYFDPYLGISHDFLSSPIYVSMLVGGSIIVDRVYRSCLVVLGGFETRGDLLLLSIVDFDVILGMDWFSPYHVILGCHAKTVMLAMPGFPRLEWMGTLDYVLSRVVSFLKAHRMVGKGCDAYLAFVRDVSVYTPTVKLVPVVRDYPNVFLGDLPGMLPIRDIDFGFVMFPGTQPISIPPYRMVPTELKELKEQLQEFIDKDFIRPMCHLGVLHSCL is encoded by the exons ATGGGAATTGTGGAGTTGAGTAGGGctgctttcactacgttccagcttaagggagaaGCTTATCAATGGTGGCGAGCATACGAGTTAG AGTTTGATCAATTACGCCAGGGTGCTATGTTTGTATCGGAGTATGCTGTCAAGTTCAGCGAGTTGTCTAGACATACACCTGCATTAGATTCTATTGTCAGAGAGCGAGTCTATCGATTTATCAAGGGGCTCAACCACGGTATTAGaatcagcatggctcgagagttggagactgatactccatacCAGCAGGTGGTGGAGATCGCTCGGAGATTAGAGGGTATGCGGGGCCGgtatagggaggccaagaggcttcGAAATTCACGCACATATAGTGGTTCCCATGCCACAGTTGCAGcctgtcatggtagaggctatgtgatccATCCCGTTCATTTAGTACTTCCAACTTCCAATGGTATTCTAGCTACTCTcaggtctcaggttgcccattatgcaccaCCACTATCTAATGCACCTTCTGCacagggtgctttcagcggtcagtccaaaCGACTAGGCCCAAGCCAGTTACAACAGCcatgtcctccgagagcttgttttgagtgtggtgacactcgtcatatg ggtcctcaagCTTCTCAGGCCGTGGTTACCACACCTGTTGCCACTCCACTTGCACAACCatccagaggtggaggtcgggagGGTAGGGGTTGCCCTATAGAGGGAGGCCAAGCTAGATGTTATGCTCTTCCGACTAGGACGGAGGCGATTGCATCAGACTCAGTAATCACATATATTGTTTCGGTTTGTCgtagagatgcatcggtcttatCAAGCTTCACTTATTCCTATGTCTCATATTACTTTGatccatatttgggtatatcccatgATTTCTTGAGTTCTCCTATCTATGTGTCCATGCTAGTGGGAGGttccattattgttgaccgtgtgtatcggtcgtgtttagttgttcttggtggttttgagaccagaggtgatctattgttgcttagtatagtagattttgatgttattttgggcatggactggttttcACCCTATCATGTTATCCTTggttgtcacgccaagacggtgatgttggctatgccagggtttccgcggttagagtggatgggtactttggattatgttcttagcagggtggtgtctttccttaaggcacatcGGATGGTTGGGaaagggtgtgatgcatatctagcctttgtgagggatgtcagtgttTATACTCCTACCGTTAAgttagttccggtagtgagagactatccAAATGTATTTCTGggggatcttccgggcatgctacctattagggatattgattttggttttgTCATGTTtccaggcactcaacccatttctattccaccatatcgtatggtcCCAACAGAGttaaaggagttaaaggaacagttgcaagagtttatTGATAAAGACTTTATTCGgccaatgtgtcaccttggggtgctccactCTTGTTTGTAA